A genomic segment from Carassius auratus strain Wakin chromosome 25, ASM336829v1, whole genome shotgun sequence encodes:
- the LOC113043379 gene encoding neuropeptide Y receptor type 1-like gives MAMERSHLNNSSGSWLLEDPICPTSLSSTTFLIVAYSTMLAVGLVGNTCLVLVITRQKEMRNVTNVFIVNLSCSDILVCLVCLPVTIIYTLMDRWILGEALCKVTPFVQCLSVTVSIFSMVLIALERHQLIIHPTGWKPVVRHSYLAVAVIWIVACFISLPFLSFNILTNSPFHNLSLPFNPFSDHFICIEQWPSEGNRLTYTTTLLLCQYCLPLALILVCYFRIFLRLSHRKDMVERARGGRQKKTKGSKRVNAMLASIVAAFALCWLPLNVFNTIFDWNHEAIPVCQHDAIFSACHLSAMASTCVNPVIYGFLNSNFQKELKSLLSRCRCWGPPAIYESFPLSTVSTGITKGSILSNGSSSTYQPQKNNSSDQKDTI, from the coding sequence ATGGCAATGGAGCGGTCTCATCTGAACAACAGCTCTGGGTCTTGGTTATTAGAGGATCCCATCTGTCCAACCTCTCTCAGCAGCACCACTTTCCTCATCGTAGCATACAGCACCATGTTAGCAGTGGGCCTGGTGGGCAACACTTGCCTGGTTTTAGTCATCACACGACAGAAAGAGATGCGCAACGTGACCAACGTCTTCATCGTCAACCTCTCATGCTCTGATATCCttgtttgtttggtgtgtttACCGGTCACCATTATCTACACGCTTATGGATCGATGGATTTTGGGCGAGGCTTTGTGTAAAGTGACGCCGTTCGTCCAGTGTTTGTCTGTAACGGTTTCGATTTTCTCCATGGTTCTCATCGCCTTGGAAAGACATCAGCTCATCATCCATCCCACTGGTTGGAAACCAGTCGTCAGACACTCCTACCTGGCTGTCGCGGTTATCTGGATCGTCGCATGTTTTATCTCCCTTCCGTTCCTTTCGTTCAACATCCTCACAAACTCGCCCTTCCACAACCTCAGCCTTCCCTTCAACCCCTTCAGTGATCACTTCATATGCATTGAACAATGGCCATCTGAGGGGAATCGGCTCACTTATACCACAACGCTGCTGCTGTGCCAGTACTGCTTACCATTGGCGCTCATTCTCGTCTGTTATTTCCGCATATTCCTGCGTCTCAGCCACCGTAAAGACATGGTCGAAAGAGCCAGAGGTGGACGGCAGAAGAAGACCAAAGGCTCAAAGCGGGTCAATGCCATGCTAGCCTCGATTGTTGCAGCGTTCGCCCTCTGTTGGCTGCCACTGAATGTTTTCAACACGATCTTTGACTGGAACCATGAAGCGATTCCCGTCTGCCAGCACGATGCCATTTTCTCAGCTTGTCACCTCTCCGCCATGGCGTCGACTTGTGTGAACCCAGTCATCTATGGTTTCCTGAACAGTAACTTCCAGAAGGAGCTGAAATCGCTGCTCTCCAGGTGCCGCTGCTGGGGGCCACCCGCGATTTACGAGAGTTTCCCTTTGTCCACTGTCAGTACGGGCATTACTAAGGGGTCTATCCTAAGCAATGGCTCTTCTAGCACCTATCAACCACAAAAGAACAACAGTTCGGACCAGAAAGATACCATTTAA